A window from Hoeflea sp. IMCC20628 encodes these proteins:
- the ilvD gene encoding dihydroxy-acid dehydratase, whose amino-acid sequence MTASAFDKSKLPSRYTTVGPARAPHRSYLYAMGLSAEEIAQPLVGVASCWNEAAPCNISLMRQAQVVKKGVAAAKGTPREFCTITVTDGIAMGHQGMKSSLVSRDVIADSVELTMRGHCYDAIVGLAGCDKSLPGMMMAMVRLNVPSIFIYGGSILPGSYRGRQITVQDVFEAVGQHSVGDISDEDLLEIEQAACPSAGSCGAQFTANTMATVAEAIGLALPYSCGAPAPYEMRDKFSYAAGEKVMELIAKQIRPRDIVTLKALENAAAVVSATGGSTNAALHLPAIAHECGIEFDLFDVAKIFERTPYIANLKPGGKYVAKDMFEAGGIPVLMKTMLDHGYLHGDCMTVTGRTLAENMEHVRWNDEQDVVHPANKPITVSGGVVGLKGNLAEDGAIVKVAGMTRLKFIGPARCFDSEEECFAAVNKRDYKEGEVLVIRYEGPKGGPGMREMLSTTAAIYGQGMGDKVALITDGRFSGATRGFCIGHVGPEAAEGGPIGLLQDGDIIEIDAVDGILNVQLSDEELAARRKNWTARETDYASGALWKYAQTVGSARHGAVTHPGGAKEKHVYADI is encoded by the coding sequence ATGACCGCCAGCGCTTTCGATAAGTCCAAGCTTCCAAGCCGCTACACAACGGTAGGACCCGCGCGCGCGCCGCACCGGTCCTACCTGTATGCCATGGGACTTTCGGCCGAAGAAATAGCTCAGCCGCTGGTTGGTGTTGCGTCATGCTGGAATGAAGCTGCGCCGTGCAATATCTCGCTGATGCGCCAGGCGCAGGTGGTCAAGAAGGGCGTTGCTGCTGCAAAAGGCACGCCGCGCGAATTCTGCACCATTACCGTGACGGACGGCATCGCCATGGGGCATCAGGGCATGAAATCATCCCTGGTCAGCCGCGATGTGATTGCTGATTCGGTCGAGTTGACCATGCGCGGTCACTGCTATGACGCCATTGTCGGGCTCGCAGGCTGCGACAAATCCCTGCCGGGCATGATGATGGCCATGGTCCGACTCAACGTGCCTTCGATCTTCATCTATGGCGGCTCAATCCTTCCAGGCAGTTACCGCGGCCGCCAGATCACAGTTCAGGACGTGTTCGAGGCGGTTGGCCAGCACTCGGTCGGCGATATTTCGGACGAGGATCTTCTAGAGATCGAACAGGCGGCGTGTCCTTCTGCAGGTTCGTGCGGCGCCCAGTTCACCGCCAACACCATGGCGACAGTGGCTGAGGCCATCGGACTGGCATTGCCCTATTCCTGCGGCGCGCCTGCGCCTTACGAAATGCGGGACAAGTTCAGCTATGCCGCTGGCGAGAAGGTGATGGAGCTGATCGCCAAGCAGATTCGGCCGCGCGATATCGTCACCCTGAAGGCGTTGGAAAACGCTGCCGCTGTGGTTTCAGCCACCGGCGGGTCGACAAATGCGGCGCTGCACCTGCCGGCAATCGCGCATGAATGCGGTATCGAATTTGACCTGTTTGACGTCGCCAAGATTTTCGAACGCACCCCTTACATTGCCAATCTGAAACCGGGCGGCAAATATGTCGCCAAGGACATGTTCGAGGCTGGCGGCATTCCGGTGTTGATGAAGACCATGCTCGATCACGGCTACCTTCATGGCGATTGCATGACCGTGACAGGCCGTACTTTGGCCGAAAACATGGAGCATGTTCGCTGGAATGACGAACAGGATGTTGTGCACCCGGCCAACAAGCCGATCACCGTGTCTGGCGGTGTTGTCGGGCTGAAAGGCAATCTTGCCGAAGATGGTGCGATCGTGAAAGTGGCCGGCATGACCCGGCTGAAGTTCATCGGTCCGGCACGCTGTTTTGATTCGGAAGAGGAATGCTTCGCGGCGGTTAACAAGCGTGATTACAAGGAAGGCGAGGTCCTGGTGATCCGCTACGAGGGCCCCAAGGGCGGCCCCGGGATGCGCGAAATGTTGTCGACCACTGCGGCCATCTATGGCCAAGGCATGGGCGACAAGGTTGCATTGATCACCGACGGCCGGTTCTCCGGCGCAACGCGCGGGTTTTGTATCGGCCATGTCGGGCCGGAAGCAGCTGAAGGCGGGCCAATCGGCTTGCTTCAGGATGGCGACATCATCGAGATTGATGCTGTCGATGGTATTTTGAATGTGCAACTGTCCGATGAGGAACTGGCTGCACGCAGGAAAAACTGGACAGCGCGGGAGACCGACTATGCGTCGGGTGCGCTGTGGAAATACGCCCAGACGGTGGGATCGGCGCGACATGGCGCAGTAACCCACCCTGGCGGAGCGAAAGAAAAGCACGTCTATGCAGACATCTAG
- a CDS encoding tetratricopeptide repeat protein, whose translation MQTSSRTRTKLFCAVLTAAIGIGGPALALDPNAGVTSESGPFDLFKFGFSAYKKGRKDEAVEAYKYAADKGHPGARWALANMYAYGDGVVENDYEAFKIYDDIARQGVEPGSQDTGYFVNALLSLATYYQKGIPGSPVKANLGAARQLYFQAASAFGIPEAQYRLGRMILEGEGGANDIQQAKKWLNRARVSGHPAASAVLGNVVFEEGQVVRGLAFMTTALERSAPSDKPWIQSLQERAFLLSGEADRRTAVALAQDMLAKGLN comes from the coding sequence ATGCAGACATCTAGCCGTACCCGAACCAAGCTTTTTTGTGCTGTCCTCACCGCTGCCATCGGCATTGGCGGACCGGCGCTGGCGCTCGATCCAAATGCTGGCGTGACCAGCGAGTCGGGTCCGTTTGACCTGTTCAAATTCGGCTTTTCGGCCTACAAGAAGGGCCGCAAGGACGAGGCTGTCGAAGCCTATAAATACGCCGCCGACAAAGGCCATCCCGGCGCGCGCTGGGCGCTCGCCAATATGTATGCCTATGGCGATGGCGTGGTCGAAAACGACTACGAAGCCTTCAAGATCTATGATGATATCGCCCGTCAGGGTGTTGAGCCGGGCTCGCAGGATACCGGCTATTTCGTCAATGCGTTGTTGTCGCTGGCGACCTATTACCAGAAAGGCATTCCCGGAAGCCCGGTCAAGGCCAATCTGGGTGCTGCGCGGCAGCTCTATTTTCAGGCGGCGTCTGCGTTCGGCATCCCCGAAGCGCAGTACCGGCTGGGTCGGATGATCCTTGAAGGCGAGGGCGGCGCCAACGATATCCAGCAGGCCAAGAAATGGCTGAACCGGGCCCGCGTCAGCGGTCATCCGGCAGCATCTGCCGTGCTTGGCAATGTGGTGTTCGAAGAGGGGCAGGTTGTCCGCGGGCTTGCTTTCATGACCACGGCTCTCGAGCGGTCGGCGCCGTCTGACAAGCCATGGATCCAGTCGTTGCAGGAGCGGGCGTTTTTGTTGTCGGGCGAGGCGGATCGGCGTACAGCCGTGGCGCTGGCACAGGACATGCTGGCCAAGGGCCTGAATTGA
- the xth gene encoding exodeoxyribonuclease III — MKIVTWNINGIKARIENLLAWLKESDPDIVCLQEIKSVDEGFLRLEIEAMGYHVETHGQKGFNGVAILSKQSPDEVNRGLPRDDSDEQARFIEAVFSVDGGVLRVVSLYLPNGNPVDTPKFPYKLAWMERLHAFAADRLALEEPLVLAGDYNVIPEPVDCHDPKVWEGDALFRPETRMAFRRLENLGFTDALRSVNDQPETYTFWDYQAGAWPKNNGIRIDHLMLSPEAAILLKSADVEKYVRGWEKPSDHVPVAISLAV; from the coding sequence TTGAAAATCGTTACCTGGAACATCAACGGCATCAAGGCCCGGATCGAGAACCTGCTGGCCTGGCTCAAGGAGAGCGATCCGGATATCGTCTGCCTGCAGGAAATCAAGTCGGTTGATGAGGGATTCCTCCGGCTGGAAATCGAAGCAATGGGCTATCATGTTGAAACCCATGGCCAAAAAGGCTTCAACGGCGTTGCGATCCTGTCCAAGCAAAGCCCTGACGAGGTCAATCGCGGGCTTCCGCGTGACGACAGCGACGAACAGGCACGCTTCATCGAGGCGGTGTTCTCCGTCGACGGCGGCGTGCTGCGGGTAGTGTCGCTATATCTGCCCAACGGCAACCCCGTCGACACCCCCAAGTTCCCCTACAAGCTTGCCTGGATGGAGAGGCTTCACGCCTTTGCTGCCGACCGTCTGGCGCTTGAAGAGCCATTGGTGCTGGCAGGCGATTACAACGTCATTCCCGAGCCGGTCGACTGCCACGATCCGAAAGTCTGGGAAGGCGACGCGCTGTTTCGTCCCGAAACCAGAATGGCCTTCAGAAGGCTGGAAAACCTCGGTTTCACCGATGCGCTGCGCTCGGTCAACGACCAACCGGAAACCTATACGTTCTGGGACTATCAGGCCGGCGCCTGGCCCAAGAACAATGGCATCCGCATCGACCATTTGATGCTCTCACCGGAAGCGGCAATTCTTCTCAAATCGGCTGATGTCGAAAAATACGTTCGCGGCTGGGAAAAACCATCCGATCACGTCCCGGTGGCAATTTCTCTTGCCGTCTGA
- the erpA gene encoding iron-sulfur cluster insertion protein ErpA, with amino-acid sequence MPESPSVTLSESAARRIKEIVATEAGKSALRVSVEGGGCSGFSYKFDLADQPDADDIVLERDEARVLIDQISLVYMAGSEIDFVDNLMGQAFQIKNPNAVASCGCGTSFSV; translated from the coding sequence GTGCCTGAATCCCCATCTGTTACCCTGTCTGAATCGGCTGCCCGCCGGATCAAGGAAATTGTTGCGACCGAGGCTGGCAAGTCCGCGCTTCGGGTTTCCGTCGAAGGCGGCGGCTGCTCCGGCTTTTCCTACAAGTTCGATCTTGCCGATCAGCCCGACGCGGATGACATAGTGCTCGAGAGAGACGAAGCCCGGGTTCTCATCGACCAGATCTCGTTGGTCTATATGGCCGGCTCTGAAATCGATTTCGTCGACAATCTGATGGGCCAGGCCTTTCAGATCAAGAATCCGAATGCGGTCGCTTCATGCGGCTGCGGGACAAGTTTCTCGGTCTGA
- a CDS encoding deoxyguanosinetriphosphate triphosphohydrolase, producing the protein MEFDVTKLGFGTGEHAPWAADPWASRGRLFAEPTSPTRSEFQRDRDRIIHTTAFRRLKHKTQVFVAHEGDHYRTRLTHTIEVAQIARALARALKLDEDLAEGVALVHDFGHTPFGHTGEEALAELLADAGGFDHNAQSLRIVTKLEQRYAEFDGLNLSWEMLEGLVKHNGPLIVEGGQPVPGPILDYNKSHDLWLATHASLEAQAAAIADDIAYNTHDIDDGLRSGLITLEMLEELPLLARLMAEVRNRYPGLEEPRFIHEIMRRQITEMVEDVIGVAQSNIIAVKPQSADDVRHAGLTMAVFSDEFVAADRDIKTFLYKHLYRHPDVMRVRAHATRIVRDLFAAFMSDPSTMGEKHEYAGIEDLPDRLRAQGVRDYLAGMTDTYAIAAHRRLFDDTPELR; encoded by the coding sequence ATGGAATTCGACGTAACAAAGCTGGGTTTTGGAACCGGGGAACATGCGCCATGGGCTGCTGACCCCTGGGCCAGCCGCGGGCGGCTGTTTGCGGAGCCCACAAGTCCGACCCGGTCGGAGTTTCAGCGCGACCGCGACCGGATCATCCACACCACCGCGTTCCGGCGGCTCAAGCACAAGACCCAGGTCTTCGTCGCCCATGAAGGCGACCACTATCGTACCCGGCTGACCCACACCATCGAAGTGGCACAGATCGCACGGGCGCTTGCACGCGCGCTCAAGCTTGATGAGGATCTGGCCGAGGGTGTGGCGCTTGTGCATGATTTTGGCCACACGCCCTTCGGTCATACTGGCGAAGAGGCGCTGGCCGAGTTGCTGGCTGACGCCGGGGGATTTGATCACAACGCCCAGTCGCTGCGCATCGTCACCAAACTGGAACAACGCTACGCGGAATTCGACGGGCTCAATCTTTCCTGGGAAATGCTGGAAGGTCTGGTCAAACACAACGGACCATTGATCGTCGAGGGCGGCCAACCTGTCCCTGGACCCATTCTTGATTACAATAAGAGTCATGATTTGTGGCTTGCGACTCATGCGAGCCTGGAAGCCCAGGCGGCAGCGATCGCTGATGACATTGCCTATAACACCCATGACATCGACGACGGATTGCGCTCTGGTCTGATCACGCTGGAGATGCTGGAGGAACTGCCACTGCTGGCACGGCTGATGGCAGAGGTGCGCAATCGATATCCGGGCCTTGAGGAGCCGCGCTTCATTCATGAAATCATGCGACGGCAAATTACCGAGATGGTTGAGGATGTGATTGGCGTGGCGCAATCCAACATCATCGCGGTCAAACCGCAATCGGCCGATGATGTTCGCCATGCGGGGCTGACGATGGCGGTTTTTTCTGATGAGTTCGTCGCGGCCGACCGTGACATCAAGACGTTTCTGTACAAGCATCTCTACCGTCATCCCGATGTGATGCGGGTGCGGGCGCATGCTACGCGGATTGTCCGGGATCTTTTCGCGGCCTTCATGTCTGATCCTTCGACCATGGGAGAAAAGCATGAATATGCAGGGATCGAGGACCTGCCGGACAGACTGCGGGCGCAAGGGGTGAGGGACTACCTTGCCGGGATGACCGACACCTATGCGATCGCCGCACACCGGCGTTTGTTTGACGATACACCTGAATTGAGATAG
- the argS gene encoding arginine--tRNA ligase codes for MNVFKDFEFRIKQAVKALDVFKEKGGETGFERMTVEPPRDPAHGEMSTNAAMVLAKPLGMNPRALAELIAAQFGDDADVAETTVAGPGFLNFRLTPSFWHRLLSTVVREGADFGRSATGADRKVNVEYVSANPTGPMHVGHCRGAVVGDALANLMSYAGYQVTKEYYINDAGSQIDVLSKSAFLRYREALGDDIGDIPAGLYPGDYLVPVGKALAAEFGDRLRHMPEEERMPLIKERTIDAMMAMIRADLKALNVEHDVFFSERSLHADGERAIRHAINDLTFKGHVYKGKLPPPKGQLPEDWEDREQTLFRSTDVGDDIDRPLIKSDGSYTYFAADVAYFRDKFERGFTEMIYVLGADHGGYIKRLEAVAKAVSGGEAKLTVLLCQMVKIYRNGEPVAMSKRSGDFITLRDVVDEVGVDSVRFMMLYRKSSESLDFDFAKVTEQSKDNPVFYVQYAHARCSSVLRQGLETFPDLDLSPEALASADLSDLAHESELALITKLGEYPRMIEAAALGQEPHRVAFYLYELAGLLHSHWNKGRDEPGLRFVNDKNRQSTIARLGLVYAVASVLKSGLTITGTDAPEEMR; via the coding sequence ATGAATGTGTTCAAGGACTTCGAATTCAGAATCAAGCAAGCTGTTAAAGCCCTTGATGTCTTTAAGGAAAAAGGCGGCGAAACCGGTTTTGAGCGAATGACTGTGGAGCCGCCACGCGATCCGGCCCACGGCGAGATGTCGACCAATGCCGCCATGGTTCTGGCCAAGCCGCTGGGAATGAACCCGCGGGCGCTTGCCGAACTGATCGCAGCACAGTTTGGTGATGATGCCGATGTTGCCGAGACCACGGTGGCCGGTCCCGGTTTTCTGAATTTCCGCCTGACCCCAAGTTTCTGGCACCGTCTTTTGTCGACCGTTGTGCGCGAGGGCGCTGATTTTGGCCGCTCTGCGACCGGTGCCGACCGCAAGGTCAATGTCGAATATGTCTCCGCAAACCCGACCGGGCCGATGCATGTCGGCCATTGCCGGGGTGCCGTGGTTGGCGACGCGCTCGCCAATCTGATGAGCTATGCCGGCTACCAGGTGACCAAGGAATACTACATCAATGATGCGGGTTCGCAGATCGATGTGCTGTCGAAATCGGCTTTTCTGAGATACCGCGAAGCGCTGGGCGATGACATCGGCGACATTCCCGCCGGGCTTTATCCGGGCGATTATCTGGTGCCGGTCGGCAAGGCGCTGGCTGCAGAGTTCGGCGACAGGTTGCGGCATATGCCGGAAGAAGAACGGATGCCGCTCATCAAGGAGCGCACGATTGACGCGATGATGGCGATGATCCGGGCCGACCTGAAGGCGCTCAATGTCGAGCATGACGTGTTCTTTTCCGAACGCAGTCTGCATGCCGATGGCGAGCGCGCCATTCGTCACGCCATCAATGACCTGACCTTCAAGGGCCATGTCTACAAGGGCAAGCTGCCGCCGCCGAAGGGCCAACTGCCCGAGGACTGGGAAGACCGCGAGCAGACGCTGTTCCGGTCTACCGATGTCGGCGACGATATCGACCGTCCGTTGATCAAGTCGGATGGCAGCTACACCTATTTTGCCGCAGATGTGGCCTATTTCCGCGACAAGTTCGAACGCGGCTTTACAGAGATGATCTATGTGCTTGGCGCCGACCATGGCGGCTATATCAAGCGGCTTGAGGCTGTCGCCAAGGCCGTGTCGGGAGGCGAGGCGAAACTGACGGTGCTTTTGTGCCAGATGGTCAAGATCTATCGCAACGGCGAACCGGTCGCGATGTCCAAGCGTTCGGGAGACTTCATCACGCTCAGGGATGTGGTTGATGAGGTGGGTGTCGATTCGGTTCGCTTCATGATGCTTTACCGGAAGAGCTCGGAATCGCTGGATTTCGACTTTGCCAAGGTGACCGAGCAGTCCAAGGACAATCCGGTGTTCTACGTGCAGTATGCCCATGCGCGTTGCTCTTCGGTGCTGCGGCAGGGGCTGGAGACATTTCCCGATCTGGATTTGTCACCCGAAGCATTGGCCTCGGCAGATCTGTCAGATCTGGCGCATGAGAGCGAGTTGGCGCTGATCACCAAGCTCGGCGAATATCCGCGAATGATCGAAGCTGCAGCCTTGGGGCAGGAGCCGCACAGGGTGGCTTTTTACCTCTACGAACTGGCCGGTTTGCTTCATTCACACTGGAACAAAGGCCGTGATGAGCCAGGTTTGCGGTTTGTTAACGATAAAAACCGACAATCCACAATTGCCAGGTTGGGTCTGGTGTACGCCGTCGCATCGGTTTTGAAGTCAGGTCTCACCATTACGGGAACTGACGCACCGGAAGAAATGCGCTAG
- a CDS encoding SPOR domain-containing protein has translation MVDLLDNNTRSPNPDAEIDDPLAELARIIGYERPAPSAKTTDKEPDSGELDLEAELMRELDVPQPVEADDPDNLADQTAPDESVASQESVQADEPAAEDPWDEVDDDLELVLDDSEILEPETESAADEEDVASDVGPAAGPETAQAAEYAPDSRDVENDNDNLSDWDFSESLDSEPLSDTVSEPDEIEFVFDVDPDLTSEELNSFDDDLADTRDIPGLDTDQDEAEREDANESAPAGQTRDKPGEVIAADFAAGCPVVIPDHSEDDVFADMVRFDVPARENTVPPLLFRPATDTEMDEVANEEPLNDVSAFEGGFSGDLDGSDADLIDNEPGFEAESAAVDTDEPASSENSSEPALDFEAYLSTELDVFEHEVAMSDADAAADQDEDVAPQQDRSAIDAEAGEGEWTADDLDDHSSVFDEAAEELLADIAYDDTILEADNASDDVTETWSVDSIEDGVAEELDEELENMYDLPVTRAEPIGESVDETDEFELDIEQVLAETLVEREAPSVVRAQTSPDTPVSDDVDEMDDWQLDDVVAESAVERDEISDAFLDFGQIADTDTSDADVASEPEDRSNASNAAIIAPEIAGEPQQSDWLSGFETSDPTARSDDDDYYFDANLISEPGDTLEAVTDIDVPELIHDEPLSVDPDYDSEIDREFADIVDRHEPEPEAGAAAAVTGDLGFVEGWSRSTSSSRGNELSSEYIELERELGVDHDSAARIHGAPVHEDSVLTQDEILYDEANREAGSRGPVLALVVLGLALLAGAGALGWSMWSDDQTTADGGPRIIRADTDPVKVLPENPGGVTVPNQDKAVYDRVAGGDGAPTGQPTLVNSAEEPVDVVQRTLDPEILPLEGRGDISTKSEDRLLANGAETEAGANVPTPPVVSPRKVRTMIVKPDGSIVAREDPEPQPLATETAAVEAEQTIVDTPEPKVPTMQVLQPDAVVAEVPATEPSAAALSATAGEEIANTSIAPVRVVTTQQIRPVSNAPVPQGRPADQPVNVVGTVTQGGNVAAAPEATPATAPAQPQQVAAAPAAAAPAANPGGYYMQIASQPSAEGAQASWNTLSKRYNSVLGGLSVDIQRADITGKGVFHRVRVPAGTKDQANALCSRYKSAGGSCFVSR, from the coding sequence ATGGTTGATCTATTGGATAACAACACCCGGTCCCCGAATCCGGATGCCGAAATCGATGATCCCTTGGCCGAGCTTGCCCGGATCATTGGCTATGAGCGGCCTGCCCCGTCAGCGAAAACGACTGATAAAGAGCCTGACTCTGGTGAACTGGATCTGGAGGCGGAATTGATGCGGGAGCTTGACGTCCCGCAGCCCGTGGAAGCCGACGATCCGGACAACCTTGCCGATCAGACCGCACCCGACGAGTCAGTTGCGAGTCAGGAATCGGTGCAAGCCGATGAGCCTGCCGCTGAAGATCCTTGGGATGAAGTTGACGATGATCTTGAGCTGGTTCTGGATGATTCCGAGATTTTGGAACCCGAGACGGAATCCGCAGCAGACGAAGAAGATGTTGCTTCGGATGTGGGCCCGGCTGCAGGTCCGGAAACCGCACAAGCCGCTGAGTATGCGCCGGACTCCCGTGATGTTGAAAATGACAATGATAATTTGTCTGACTGGGACTTTTCAGAATCTCTGGACTCTGAACCGTTATCTGACACGGTCTCTGAACCAGACGAGATTGAGTTTGTTTTCGATGTTGACCCGGATCTGACTTCAGAAGAGCTGAATTCGTTCGACGATGATCTGGCCGATACCCGGGATATACCCGGGCTTGACACCGATCAGGATGAGGCGGAGCGCGAGGATGCAAATGAATCCGCGCCGGCTGGGCAGACTCGCGATAAACCGGGAGAGGTGATCGCTGCTGATTTCGCGGCAGGTTGTCCAGTCGTGATCCCCGATCATTCCGAAGATGATGTTTTCGCCGACATGGTCCGGTTTGATGTGCCTGCACGTGAGAACACTGTGCCGCCACTGCTGTTCAGACCGGCAACAGACACGGAAATGGACGAAGTTGCCAATGAAGAACCGTTGAATGATGTGTCTGCATTTGAAGGTGGTTTCAGTGGTGATCTCGACGGTTCTGATGCGGACCTGATCGATAATGAACCCGGCTTTGAGGCCGAGTCTGCTGCTGTCGATACCGATGAGCCTGCCTCGAGCGAAAATTCCAGCGAACCGGCTTTGGATTTCGAGGCCTATCTGTCCACCGAGCTTGACGTGTTTGAGCATGAAGTCGCCATGAGCGACGCCGACGCTGCCGCTGATCAGGACGAAGACGTCGCTCCACAGCAAGACCGCAGCGCGATTGATGCCGAAGCTGGTGAGGGCGAATGGACAGCTGACGATCTGGATGATCACTCATCGGTTTTTGATGAAGCGGCCGAGGAACTGCTGGCCGACATCGCTTATGATGACACCATTCTTGAAGCGGACAACGCCTCGGATGATGTTACGGAAACCTGGTCAGTGGACAGCATTGAGGATGGCGTCGCCGAGGAACTCGATGAGGAACTGGAAAATATGTATGATCTTCCAGTCACCCGCGCGGAACCAATTGGTGAAAGTGTCGACGAGACGGACGAGTTCGAACTCGATATTGAGCAAGTTCTGGCTGAAACTCTTGTTGAAAGAGAAGCTCCGTCGGTCGTTCGGGCTCAGACGTCGCCAGACACGCCTGTATCCGATGACGTGGATGAAATGGATGACTGGCAACTCGATGATGTGGTGGCCGAATCGGCGGTTGAACGTGACGAAATTTCTGACGCATTTCTCGACTTCGGGCAGATCGCAGACACCGATACATCTGATGCAGATGTCGCCTCCGAGCCCGAGGATCGCTCAAACGCCAGCAACGCTGCCATCATCGCTCCCGAGATCGCCGGTGAACCGCAGCAGTCTGACTGGCTCTCCGGTTTCGAAACGTCTGACCCCACGGCCCGTTCTGACGATGACGACTATTATTTCGATGCAAATCTGATTTCCGAACCAGGGGACACCCTTGAAGCGGTCACCGACATTGATGTGCCCGAGCTTATTCATGATGAGCCGCTGTCGGTTGATCCGGACTATGACAGCGAAATCGATCGGGAATTTGCCGATATCGTCGATCGGCATGAACCGGAACCGGAGGCGGGGGCCGCCGCCGCGGTTACCGGTGACCTTGGCTTTGTCGAGGGATGGAGTCGCAGCACTTCATCATCACGCGGAAATGAACTTTCTTCGGAATATATCGAGTTGGAGCGTGAACTCGGCGTTGATCATGATTCTGCGGCCCGCATCCACGGCGCCCCCGTTCATGAAGACAGCGTGCTGACCCAGGACGAAATTTTGTACGACGAGGCCAACCGCGAGGCTGGCTCTCGGGGGCCTGTGTTGGCGCTCGTGGTTCTTGGTCTGGCTCTACTTGCCGGAGCGGGTGCGCTGGGCTGGAGCATGTGGTCGGACGACCAAACGACAGCTGACGGTGGACCGCGGATCATCCGCGCGGATACAGACCCGGTAAAGGTTCTTCCCGAAAATCCTGGCGGAGTTACAGTCCCCAACCAGGACAAGGCGGTTTACGATCGCGTCGCTGGCGGCGACGGCGCTCCGACAGGCCAGCCGACGCTGGTCAATTCGGCTGAAGAGCCGGTGGATGTCGTTCAACGCACACTTGATCCAGAAATTTTGCCACTGGAAGGCCGTGGCGACATTTCCACCAAGTCCGAAGACCGTCTGCTTGCCAACGGGGCAGAGACGGAAGCGGGCGCCAATGTCCCAACTCCTCCGGTGGTGTCGCCGCGCAAGGTGCGCACCATGATCGTCAAACCTGATGGTTCCATTGTCGCCCGTGAGGATCCCGAGCCACAGCCGTTGGCCACGGAAACCGCTGCTGTTGAGGCGGAGCAGACGATCGTCGATACGCCAGAGCCCAAGGTTCCGACGATGCAGGTGTTGCAACCCGATGCGGTTGTTGCAGAAGTCCCCGCGACAGAGCCATCAGCGGCCGCGTTATCTGCGACTGCCGGCGAAGAAATTGCAAACACATCGATCGCCCCGGTGCGTGTGGTTACGACACAGCAGATCCGTCCGGTGTCCAATGCGCCGGTTCCGCAGGGCCGGCCCGCAGACCAGCCGGTCAACGTGGTTGGTACGGTCACGCAGGGTGGCAATGTTGCCGCTGCACCTGAAGCAACACCTGCGACGGCGCCGGCTCAGCCGCAGCAAGTGGCTGCCGCCCCGGCAGCTGCAGCGCCTGCGGCCAATCCAGGCGGCTACTATATGCAGATTGCCTCGCAACCGAGTGCCGAGGGCGCACAGGCTTCCTGGAACACACTTTCCAAACGCTACAACTCGGTGCTTGGCGGCTTGAGTGTCGACATCCAGCGGGCTGATATCACGGGCA